One window of Methanospirillum lacunae genomic DNA carries:
- a CDS encoding indole-3-glycerol-phosphate synthase gives MILDQIVQASTIRAEALTPGHMSRFADSRSMAHIGRERFSLLKAITGAVDRNSIIAEMKPASPSKGHLRAITDPVAVSQDLIGGGCCALSVITEPAFFHGSITTIPAIRDETKVPILRKDFIVDKKQIEETRNAGADAVLLITAVLGDQLGEFVDAARKAGLEPLVEVHDRQEVRTALDTGADLIGINNRNLKNLKTDLSTTIRLAPMIKRADRTVIAESGVTWPCDIRTLRSYANGYLIGSSIMAAENPRRRLEGFVYA, from the coding sequence ATGATTCTGGATCAGATCGTTCAGGCTTCAACCATCAGGGCTGAAGCCCTCACACCCGGGCATATGAGCAGATTTGCAGATTCCAGAAGTATGGCTCATATAGGAAGAGAAAGATTCAGCCTTCTGAAAGCAATTACGGGTGCTGTAGATCGGAATTCAATCATCGCCGAGATGAAACCTGCAAGCCCGTCAAAGGGGCACCTTCGGGCAATTACAGATCCTGTTGCCGTTTCACAGGATCTCATCGGGGGCGGATGTTGTGCACTATCAGTGATAACTGAACCGGCATTTTTTCATGGATCCATTACGACTATTCCAGCCATCAGGGATGAGACAAAAGTTCCCATTCTTCGTAAAGATTTCATCGTTGACAAAAAACAGATCGAAGAGACGAGAAATGCCGGAGCAGACGCAGTACTCCTGATAACGGCTGTACTTGGTGACCAGCTTGGCGAGTTTGTAGATGCAGCCAGAAAGGCTGGACTTGAACCACTTGTCGAGGTTCACGACAGACAGGAGGTCAGAACTGCTCTTGATACAGGAGCCGACCTCATCGGGATAAATAATAGGAATCTAAAGAATCTCAAGACTGATCTCTCCACCACAATCCGGCTTGCACCGATGATTAAGCGGGCTGACAGGACAGTGATTGCAGAGAGCGGGGTTACCTGGCCTTGTGATATCAGGACTCTTCGATCATATGCAAACGGGTACCTAATCGGCTCAAGTATTATGGCCGCAGAAAATCCACGAAGAAGATTGGAGGGATTCGTATACGCATAA
- the trpD gene encoding anthranilate phosphoribosyltransferase, with translation MIHQAIEQVIAGRNLGPEEASAVMDQIATGNATGAQIGSFLTALRMKGVTAVEIASFARVMQNCAIPVYPHVSGMMVDTCGTGGDSATGGTFNISTAAGIVAAAAGVLIVKHGNRSVSSRCGSADVLEALGVTIEQTPESAARNVEEAGIGFFFAPQYHPAMRHVAPVRKELGIYTVFNILGPLLNPAKAQARLIGVYDPELVMVVADALRNLGVERAMVVHGDGLDEITITGPTLIVELNNGMLKPRTITPEEFGIKRSGIKTIKGGEPAENAAIIRSVLSGTPGPAQDIVALNAGAAIYVGGKASDFSNGVKLAYEVINTGAAARKLEEMIQVSGRAA, from the coding sequence ATGATTCACCAGGCCATCGAACAGGTAATTGCAGGTAGAAACCTAGGTCCAGAAGAAGCATCAGCTGTGATGGATCAGATAGCAACCGGGAATGCAACCGGAGCACAGATCGGATCCTTCCTTACTGCCCTTAGGATGAAAGGAGTTACAGCAGTAGAGATTGCCTCATTTGCAAGAGTGATGCAAAACTGTGCAATTCCAGTTTATCCTCATGTGTCAGGGATGATGGTTGATACCTGCGGTACCGGAGGAGATTCTGCCACCGGAGGAACATTCAACATCAGTACAGCAGCAGGAATCGTGGCTGCAGCTGCAGGTGTCCTGATTGTAAAGCACGGAAATAGAAGTGTTTCCAGTAGATGCGGATCAGCAGATGTTCTCGAGGCATTAGGAGTAACGATTGAACAGACCCCTGAATCTGCAGCAAGGAATGTTGAAGAGGCAGGAATCGGCTTCTTCTTTGCTCCGCAGTATCACCCGGCAATGCGACATGTAGCTCCAGTACGAAAAGAACTAGGGATTTACACAGTCTTCAACATCCTGGGCCCGCTTCTAAACCCGGCCAAAGCTCAGGCCCGTCTCATAGGGGTGTATGATCCCGAACTGGTCATGGTCGTTGCTGATGCTCTCAGAAATCTCGGGGTCGAGCGGGCTATGGTAGTTCACGGAGATGGACTTGACGAGATTACGATCACAGGACCAACACTTATAGTTGAATTAAACAACGGAATGCTAAAGCCAAGAACAATCACACCAGAAGAATTCGGAATAAAACGTTCAGGCATTAAGACAATAAAGGGTGGCGAACCAGCAGAGAATGCTGCAATCATTAGATCAGTCTTAAGTGGAACACCAGGACCTGCCCAGGATATTGTCGCCCTCAATGCCGGTGCTGCAATTTATGTTGGTGGAAAGGCTTCTGATTTCAGCAATGGAGTGAAACTGGCATATGAGGTGATTAACACGGGAGCAGCAGCAAGAAAACTGGAAGAGATGATTCAGGTATCAGGAAGGGCAGCATGA
- a CDS encoding anthranilate synthase component II, with translation MNVTIVDCFDSFTYNLHQLVGTLGANPVAITCDQDIEKIKKTNPDRIILSPGPGTPEESGVCRKVIEQYAGVIPILGVCLGHQTIIHTFGGEIVRLTEPVHGKTSHIAHTGTGIFDGISQSFTATRYHSLTADRASLPDEFRITATSEGDNCIMAVSHEKFPLHGVQFHPESIMTPAGRQIMENFLKTGGI, from the coding sequence ATGAACGTTACCATCGTGGACTGTTTTGACAGTTTTACCTACAATCTTCACCAACTTGTCGGAACACTAGGGGCAAACCCGGTTGCAATTACCTGCGATCAGGATATCGAGAAGATCAAGAAAACGAATCCTGATCGGATAATACTCTCACCAGGACCAGGAACACCTGAAGAATCAGGAGTATGCCGCAAGGTCATTGAACAGTACGCCGGTGTTATACCAATCCTGGGTGTCTGCCTCGGACACCAGACAATCATCCATACCTTTGGCGGTGAGATTGTTCGTCTCACAGAGCCAGTTCATGGGAAAACGAGTCATATTGCACACACGGGAACAGGAATCTTTGATGGGATCTCCCAGTCATTCACTGCGACAAGATACCATTCCCTGACTGCTGATCGGGCAAGCCTTCCGGATGAGTTCAGGATAACTGCCACATCGGAAGGGGATAACTGTATCATGGCAGTTTCACATGAGAAATTTCCATTACATGGTGTCCAGTTCCACCCGGAGAGCATCATGACCCCGGCAGGACGTCAGATTATGGAGAACTTCCTAAAAACCGGTGGTATCTGA
- a CDS encoding anthranilate synthase component I family protein, producing the protein MTGNCLSLDLSYPAFRQMTENLYKPELIPVTVTIPIPEASPAVLYQHLRTDKGFLLESMEGVPRRAVRSIIGTDIQELFILDETGNNSDPIGMIRKFMSKYGLSGKSPAGFAGGLVGYCSYDMVTDLNKGYLDAGKEKNCPVGKFMLARSGVVLDHQKSTCMVFSTPLIHPGDNFSEIYQKAVKEIQTLADKIQSAGDEIPSVGNPSSPAHEIPLTSPLGKEDFESAVRKTLEHIRAGDIFQAVVSRRFQTPYTGDPFRLYEEVRLLNPSPYLYFLEFGDETVIGSSPEMLVKVDGEDIFTVPIAGTRPRGKDAAEDARLAEEMLADEKEKAEHLMLVDLARNDIGKVSAFGSVRVSSFMEVEKFSHVQHMTSQVAGRLAEGLDRFDALGSCFPAGTVSGAPKLRAMQIIADLEPHPRGLYAGAVGYIGFDDRLEFAIAIRTTVVRDGIASFQTGAGIVADSDPTKEYEETKQKAGAMLAALSRANAGETGIENQKNEGGRV; encoded by the coding sequence GTGACAGGGAACTGCCTGTCACTGGATCTGTCATATCCTGCCTTCAGACAAATGACAGAAAACCTGTATAAACCAGAGCTTATCCCGGTAACAGTAACCATTCCAATTCCTGAAGCCTCACCCGCAGTGCTATATCAGCATCTGCGGACAGACAAGGGATTTCTTCTCGAATCAATGGAAGGAGTACCCCGCAGGGCTGTGCGATCAATAATCGGAACAGACATACAGGAACTCTTTATCCTGGATGAAACGGGGAATAATTCTGATCCTATCGGGATGATTCGAAAATTTATGAGCAAGTATGGATTATCAGGAAAATCTCCTGCAGGGTTTGCAGGCGGTCTTGTAGGATACTGCTCGTACGATATGGTAACTGATCTGAACAAAGGATATCTAGATGCAGGAAAGGAGAAGAACTGCCCGGTTGGTAAATTCATGCTCGCGAGGTCAGGAGTAGTCCTGGACCATCAAAAGAGCACCTGCATGGTTTTTTCAACTCCACTCATACACCCGGGAGACAATTTTTCCGAGATTTATCAAAAGGCAGTCAAGGAAATACAGACTCTTGCAGATAAGATTCAAAGTGCCGGTGATGAAATCCCTTCAGTTGGTAATCCTTCGTCTCCTGCACATGAGATCCCACTCACCTCTCCATTAGGAAAAGAAGATTTTGAGTCAGCGGTCAGGAAGACTCTTGAACATATCCGGGCCGGAGATATCTTCCAGGCTGTAGTCTCACGTAGGTTTCAGACACCTTATACTGGGGACCCATTCAGGCTCTACGAAGAGGTACGTTTGCTCAACCCATCACCTTACCTTTATTTCCTTGAATTTGGGGATGAGACAGTCATTGGATCTAGTCCAGAGATGCTGGTCAAGGTCGATGGAGAGGATATCTTCACAGTGCCCATTGCAGGAACGCGGCCGAGAGGAAAGGATGCAGCCGAGGATGCAAGACTGGCAGAAGAGATGCTTGCCGATGAGAAGGAGAAAGCTGAGCACCTGATGCTTGTAGATCTGGCAAGAAATGATATAGGAAAGGTTTCAGCATTCGGGTCGGTAAGAGTCAGTTCCTTTATGGAGGTTGAGAAGTTCTCTCATGTCCAGCACATGACTTCCCAGGTTGCTGGCAGGCTCGCAGAAGGACTGGACCGGTTTGATGCACTCGGTTCCTGCTTCCCGGCAGGGACAGTATCTGGTGCACCAAAACTGCGGGCAATGCAGATCATTGCAGATCTTGAGCCCCACCCACGTGGCCTGTATGCAGGAGCAGTAGGATACATAGGGTTTGATGACAGGCTCGAATTTGCTATCGCAATACGGACAACCGTGGTACGGGACGGAATCGCCAGTTTCCAGACAGGAGCTGGAATCGTTGCAGACTCTGACCCGACCAAAGAGTATGAGGAGACAAAGCAAAAAGCAGGAGCAATGCTTGCAGCCCTCTCACGAGCAAATGCAGGTGAGACCGGAATAGAAAATCAGAAGAATGAGGGAGGCCGGGTATGA
- a CDS encoding glycosyltransferase family 4 protein, producing the protein MERKKIAYFCWESLYTDRVGGLANAATYLAQELAKKNEVHFFTRGDGDFTFGGVHYHTVRPYGNNVVEYCRNMSHMMADRFRSLDSPRFDILHFHDWHVTEALHLLQDRNTVFTYHSTEYGRNGNHHGDWWEYHEISGKEWYAGLIAKQVTTVSGVLKNEVMQLYNVPDWKVQVFPNGVVPEQFDVSLDQGIVKQEMGIHPYAPTVLFIGRMAVQKGPDLFLDALPRVKDRFWGVQAIMAGDGGMRSWLQDRSSALGLPVRFPGFITDTQYVRLLAAADLVVIPSRNEPFGIVLPEAWSAGKPVVACDVGGLHENIEQYHDGIRTSVSSDSIAAGICEALDNMERSRRWGRSGRAKVYRDFQWNGIANRLDSMYAGVNS; encoded by the coding sequence ATGGAAAGAAAAAAAATAGCATACTTCTGCTGGGAATCACTCTATACGGATCGGGTAGGTGGTCTTGCTAATGCTGCTACCTATCTGGCACAGGAACTGGCAAAGAAGAATGAGGTACACTTTTTCACCCGTGGAGATGGTGACTTCACATTCGGGGGAGTTCACTACCATACGGTCCGTCCGTATGGAAATAATGTGGTGGAATACTGCCGGAATATGAGTCATATGATGGCAGACCGGTTTCGCTCCCTTGACAGCCCACGCTTTGACATTCTTCATTTCCATGACTGGCATGTGACCGAGGCTCTGCATCTTTTGCAGGATCGCAACACGGTATTTACCTATCATTCGACTGAATATGGTCGCAACGGAAATCATCATGGTGACTGGTGGGAATACCACGAGATCAGTGGAAAAGAGTGGTATGCCGGTTTAATTGCAAAACAGGTGACTACTGTCTCGGGTGTTCTCAAAAATGAAGTAATGCAGTTGTATAATGTTCCTGATTGGAAAGTGCAGGTCTTTCCAAATGGGGTTGTCCCAGAACAGTTTGATGTAAGCCTTGATCAGGGAATTGTAAAACAGGAGATGGGAATTCATCCTTACGCCCCGACAGTTCTTTTTATCGGCAGGATGGCAGTTCAGAAAGGTCCGGATCTCTTTCTTGATGCTCTGCCCCGGGTAAAAGATCGATTCTGGGGCGTCCAGGCAATAATGGCTGGAGATGGTGGGATGAGATCATGGCTTCAGGACCGCTCTTCGGCATTGGGTTTGCCAGTCCGGTTCCCCGGGTTCATAACTGATACTCAGTATGTCCGGTTGCTTGCGGCAGCAGATCTTGTTGTTATCCCGAGCAGGAATGAACCATTTGGTATTGTGCTTCCAGAGGCATGGAGTGCAGGAAAGCCTGTGGTGGCCTGTGATGTTGGAGGCCTGCACGAAAACATTGAACAATATCATGATGGAATACGAACATCTGTATCTTCAGACAGTATCGCAGCAGGAATCTGCGAAGCCCTCGACAACATGGAGCGGTCACGTCGGTGGGGACGCAGTGGCAGGGCAAAGGTGTATCGCGACTTCCAATGGAATGGGATTGCAAACCGGCTGGATTCGATGTATGCCGGAGTCAATTCCTAA
- a CDS encoding aldehyde dehydrogenase family protein gives MDKPVQTPADEHEHSNTIPVINPATGELVGKVNSGTAGDVDAAVTSASEAFPKWAVKDGTERAKVLFGAAALVRSRQADLANLLTREQGKPLKESKNEIAGFAKILEYYASISGLLKGDYGHSSAYGHAIVSRNPLGVCGAIIPWNVPAIIMGWKVGPALASGNALVLKPATTAPLTCMQLVGCLVEAGLPGNILQIVTGPGPVVGEAIAEHPDVRAVSFTGEVATGRRVASLAAPLFKRITLELGGSDPMIVCKDADLTVAAKGAVAGRFFNCGQTCTAVKRLFVESSVEEEFVHKLETLIRSLKVGNGLGSDVDMGPIHSLAQQHLISGQIERTVDGGFGKITTGGKEIGEGDHTGFFFEPTLLSGLDPEAPVMREEVFGPVLPVMPFDSLDDAISAANSTQFGLGASVWTHDSRVISRACEELQAGIVWVNQHLKLPPEVPFGGTKDSGIGRENGRYALDHYLEEKTILIKP, from the coding sequence ATGGATAAGCCGGTTCAGACTCCTGCTGATGAGCATGAACATTCAAATACCATTCCAGTAATCAATCCGGCTACAGGGGAACTTGTTGGAAAAGTGAACAGCGGAACGGCTGGAGATGTGGATGCAGCAGTAACAAGTGCGTCAGAAGCGTTTCCGAAATGGGCTGTTAAGGATGGAACTGAACGTGCTAAAGTGCTTTTTGGAGCAGCCGCCCTTGTCAGAAGCAGACAAGCAGACCTTGCAAATCTTCTCACCCGGGAACAGGGAAAACCATTAAAAGAGTCTAAGAATGAGATTGCTGGATTTGCAAAAATTCTTGAATACTATGCCTCGATATCCGGGCTATTAAAAGGTGATTACGGTCACTCTTCAGCGTATGGTCATGCGATAGTATCGAGAAATCCACTCGGCGTTTGTGGTGCTATCATCCCATGGAATGTTCCGGCAATTATCATGGGATGGAAAGTGGGTCCAGCCTTAGCATCCGGGAATGCACTCGTCCTCAAACCTGCAACAACAGCCCCACTGACCTGTATGCAACTAGTAGGATGCCTTGTTGAAGCTGGTCTTCCCGGCAATATTCTTCAGATAGTTACCGGGCCAGGCCCGGTTGTCGGTGAGGCAATAGCAGAACATCCTGATGTCCGGGCGGTCTCATTTACTGGTGAGGTTGCAACAGGTAGACGGGTTGCGTCACTGGCGGCCCCGCTCTTTAAAAGAATCACACTCGAACTTGGCGGGAGCGATCCTATGATCGTATGCAAAGATGCAGACCTTACCGTTGCAGCAAAAGGGGCAGTTGCCGGGAGATTCTTCAACTGCGGACAGACCTGTACCGCAGTAAAACGTTTATTTGTTGAATCATCCGTAGAAGAAGAATTTGTCCACAAGCTGGAGACCCTGATCAGGTCCCTTAAAGTTGGCAACGGCCTTGGATCTGATGTTGATATGGGACCGATACACTCCCTTGCTCAACAACATCTGATATCCGGACAGATTGAACGGACCGTAGATGGTGGTTTTGGCAAGATTACAACCGGAGGAAAAGAGATAGGAGAGGGTGACCACACAGGTTTCTTCTTTGAACCGACTCTCCTTTCTGGTCTTGATCCCGAAGCTCCTGTCATGAGAGAGGAGGTCTTTGGCCCTGTTCTTCCAGTCATGCCGTTTGATTCTCTTGATGACGCTATATCTGCTGCGAATAGCACTCAATTCGGGCTTGGCGCTTCTGTCTGGACTCATGATTCTCGTGTTATCAGCAGGGCATGCGAAGAGCTGCAGGCAGGTATCGTATGGGTAAATCAGCATCTCAAACTCCCACCTGAAGTTCCCTTTGGTGGAACAAAAGACTCTGGAATTGGCAGAGAAAACGGCCGTTATGCACTGGACCATTATCTTGAAGAGAAAACAATTCTGATAAAGCCTTGA
- a CDS encoding deoxyribonuclease IV, translating to MVVAGVHVSIAGSLDLAASRAKERGCDCFQIFTKNPRGWAAKEITEKDAEAFRNAVSTSSLCPVFAHMPYLPNLASEKPEMYCKSVDALVLELSRCSLLGIPYLVTHLGHAGDDVRLGRDRVVDAVLKAFDQDIPAVTLLFENTAGERNSVGSRLEEIAEVLDNVGDKNHTGICFDTCHAFATGYDLRTSDTIANVANQIDDLFGISRINLIHLNDAKGECGSGLDRHEHIGCGAIGKQGMAAILHHPDFCKIPVICETPVDDRRGDAENIAEVRRLATSTFHEL from the coding sequence ATGGTTGTTGCAGGAGTACATGTATCAATAGCAGGATCTCTTGACCTGGCAGCGAGTCGGGCAAAAGAGCGTGGATGTGACTGTTTCCAGATATTTACGAAAAATCCCCGTGGATGGGCAGCCAAAGAGATCACTGAAAAAGACGCTGAAGCATTCAGAAATGCTGTTTCAACTTCATCACTCTGTCCGGTCTTTGCTCATATGCCATATCTTCCAAACCTGGCTTCAGAGAAACCTGAAATGTATTGCAAATCGGTTGATGCCCTTGTGCTTGAACTAAGCCGGTGCTCTCTTTTGGGCATTCCGTATCTTGTAACTCACCTTGGTCATGCCGGGGATGATGTCAGACTTGGTCGGGACCGGGTCGTTGATGCTGTACTAAAAGCCTTTGATCAGGATATTCCTGCTGTTACTCTCCTGTTTGAGAACACCGCTGGTGAACGCAACTCGGTTGGAAGCAGACTGGAAGAGATAGCTGAAGTACTGGATAATGTGGGAGATAAAAACCACACCGGGATATGTTTTGACACCTGTCATGCATTTGCTACAGGATATGATCTGAGAACTAGTGATACGATTGCAAATGTCGCAAACCAGATAGATGATCTCTTTGGCATATCACGAATCAATCTCATCCATCTGAATGATGCAAAAGGTGAATGTGGCTCAGGCCTTGACAGGCATGAACATATTGGATGCGGGGCCATTGGGAAGCAGGGTATGGCAGCAATACTTCACCATCCGGATTTTTGTAAAATACCGGTAATATGCGAAACACCGGTGGATGATCGGCGCGGCGACGCTGAAAATATCGCTGAAGTACGTCGCCTTGCAACATCTACCTTTCATGAACTGTAA
- a CDS encoding NosD domain-containing protein yields the protein MSRMGQISRGVILLVVMGALFGTMAAAQPIKAPAVITTPGVYELSDDARDITDIYGIQIQCSNVVIDGAGHFLGGEEREKSAGVFVNQYGGSITNVTVKNLNLENWESGIDYTYVKGQKGDSNLITKCDIVKCDVGIRVEYSDYVKVEENQLHDCSSGVVVEGLSTNTDLKKNTIKGCGQGISVTNSQMTTIEENTINTCKVYGVEVTDSEGTIVKKNGISDNKYAALKIENSKESEVNGNTLSQTEVGPVLIIGNDVHNAVITNNYFSSFENVLVDDVSTDISWNTTQKPGTNILGGPYLGGNYWGSAAGGKGYSDSAADKDGFGIADKSYRINDYNIDYLPLTHTTATKAPEEQEIIPDANVTNTTPDTASNKTSEPELTPVKDSEKPSISENISTVPSVKESLTPTPMEKQIEQKNVTNVTNTTKFANVTNVTTITPVLTINDSILNRSVANGYPTEISQVLQVAGPVNGSNTVDAFKVGNRSSQSGGLNTSSVNQSSEKLDFPAQNGYLVFLVSEAGGRVILTTTTGSEIKLDPMQQKNLTVPVPVGGFEYTTYRVEKDGYTPVSGSISPYPGSGQTTTITVSLTKHASNATTQSGPQPIQNGVKQSDKINSTPISNTTEPSIQKNTSVSSANKTESATPSHEIRNQTPGVAIISANQTLIPTVNATQPPTVTVVANGINQTTSSQLSHVIEASAGPGGSISPNGSVSVENKGASSFIVTADDSHKISYLVIDGIKTSPMSEYRFIDVTSNHTIMAGFA from the coding sequence ATGAGCAGGATGGGACAGATCAGCCGGGGGGTAATCCTTCTGGTTGTCATGGGGGCACTTTTTGGGACAATGGCTGCTGCCCAGCCGATAAAAGCACCAGCGGTGATAACCACTCCCGGTGTGTATGAACTGAGTGACGATGCCAGGGATATTACTGATATCTATGGTATCCAGATTCAGTGCTCAAATGTGGTAATAGATGGAGCTGGTCATTTCCTTGGTGGTGAGGAGCGGGAAAAGTCAGCAGGTGTGTTCGTCAATCAGTACGGCGGTTCAATAACCAATGTGACGGTGAAAAATCTCAACCTGGAAAACTGGGAGAGCGGGATTGATTATACCTATGTAAAAGGCCAGAAGGGCGATTCAAACCTCATCACCAAATGTGATATTGTGAAATGTGATGTGGGCATTCGTGTTGAATACTCAGATTATGTCAAGGTTGAGGAGAACCAGCTCCATGACTGCTCATCGGGTGTAGTGGTTGAGGGACTATCAACAAATACTGATCTAAAGAAGAATACCATCAAGGGTTGTGGCCAGGGAATTAGTGTCACTAACTCGCAAATGACTACTATTGAAGAAAATACCATCAATACCTGCAAGGTTTATGGGGTCGAGGTTACCGATTCTGAAGGCACTATTGTAAAGAAGAATGGAATCAGCGATAATAAGTATGCAGCATTAAAGATTGAGAACTCAAAGGAATCAGAGGTTAATGGAAATACTCTTTCTCAAACTGAAGTAGGTCCAGTCCTTATTATCGGTAACGATGTCCATAATGCCGTGATCACAAATAATTACTTCAGTTCATTTGAGAACGTTCTGGTTGATGATGTCAGCACCGACATCTCATGGAATACGACCCAGAAACCAGGCACCAACATTCTCGGTGGTCCGTATCTTGGGGGTAATTATTGGGGGTCTGCAGCCGGTGGTAAGGGATACTCAGATTCAGCGGCAGATAAAGATGGATTTGGTATTGCAGATAAGTCTTACCGGATAAATGATTACAATATCGACTATCTCCCACTTACCCACACTACTGCAACCAAGGCTCCAGAAGAACAGGAGATAATTCCTGATGCAAATGTCACTAATACAACCCCTGATACTGCTTCTAATAAAACATCAGAACCTGAATTAACGCCTGTGAAAGATTCTGAAAAACCATCTATATCAGAAAATATTTCAACAGTCCCCTCAGTGAAGGAATCTTTGACTCCGACACCCATGGAAAAACAGATAGAACAAAAAAATGTTACTAACGTCACAAATACTACAAAGTTTGCCAATGTGACCAATGTGACTACTATAACCCCGGTCCTGACAATAAATGACTCAATTCTGAATAGATCCGTTGCCAATGGATATCCAACAGAAATCAGCCAGGTACTCCAGGTAGCGGGACCCGTTAATGGTTCCAATACAGTAGATGCCTTTAAAGTTGGGAACAGATCTTCACAATCTGGAGGATTGAACACCTCTTCAGTAAACCAGTCCTCTGAAAAATTGGATTTTCCTGCACAGAATGGATACCTAGTGTTTCTGGTATCAGAGGCAGGTGGCAGGGTGATTCTGACGACCACAACGGGTTCAGAAATAAAACTCGATCCAATGCAGCAGAAGAATCTGACGGTTCCTGTTCCAGTGGGTGGGTTTGAATACACTACCTACCGTGTTGAAAAAGATGGATATACTCCGGTTTCAGGATCAATCTCACCATATCCTGGATCAGGTCAGACAACAACGATCACAGTTTCCCTAACAAAGCACGCCTCTAATGCAACCACTCAGTCTGGACCTCAACCTATCCAAAATGGAGTAAAACAATCGGATAAGATAAATTCTACACCAATTTCGAACACTACCGAGCCTTCAATCCAGAAAAATACTTCCGTGTCTTCAGCGAACAAGACTGAATCAGCAACTCCCTCACATGAAATCAGAAACCAGACTCCGGGTGTAGCCATCATCTCTGCTAATCAGACCCTTATACCGACCGTCAATGCCACACAGCCTCCAACTGTAACGGTCGTGGCAAATGGTATCAATCAGACTACATCTTCACAGTTGTCTCATGTTATTGAGGCTTCGGCAGGTCCCGGAGGTTCGATCAGTCCGAATGGTTCTGTAAGTGTTGAAAATAAAGGAGCCAGTTCATTCATCGTTACAGCTGATGATTCTCATAAGATCTCATACTTGGTGATCGATGGTATCAAAACGAGTCCGATGTCCGAATATCGGTTCATTGATGTTACCTCTAACCATACCATTATGGCAGGATTTGCCTGA
- a CDS encoding diadenylate cyclase yields MLLLAVSAVGQGEAVDSSGGVVSTQVTTLASLEIPPKATVSTTVKTTIAPIHTKEPVIKPPVDQSSVTPSGTPTPEIPQVKPTPTGVKATGTPEGKLTGNLNDNESASTYFQWGRAYEDAGDYSAAIEEYDRAIAREPYYADAWYHKALCYESLGMWDEAYQSYRFLLTIDPGYPATANSTGIRVNNTTDHRPVSAPPPQGNPLIWIASGVVIAGLFAAGFVLYHRRKFLEAVKTGEISISTRSLQTNPGPFPDLDAIAADVEPYFTGDPEIFKVVLRLSLEIAREGREGKPVGTAFILGDSNAVLERSRQLILNPVSGHSEEDRLITNPDMRENIKELSLVDGAFVIRENGIVEAAGRYISIDTSGVTLPKGFGTRHVSVAAITQETDSLGIVVSESGGVVRVFAKGKVIVETM; encoded by the coding sequence GTGCTCCTTCTAGCAGTATCTGCAGTTGGTCAGGGGGAGGCAGTTGACTCTTCTGGCGGGGTTGTATCAACGCAAGTCACTACACTTGCATCTCTTGAAATTCCTCCCAAAGCAACAGTCAGCACTACGGTCAAAACAACCATAGCTCCGATTCATACTAAAGAGCCTGTTATTAAACCACCTGTAGATCAGTCGTCTGTTACCCCTTCTGGTACTCCTACCCCAGAAATACCACAGGTCAAACCAACGCCAACAGGTGTAAAAGCAACAGGAACTCCGGAAGGAAAACTGACCGGAAATCTCAATGATAATGAATCAGCTTCAACTTACTTTCAGTGGGGACGGGCATATGAAGATGCAGGTGATTATTCTGCCGCTATTGAAGAGTATGACCGTGCTATTGCACGTGAACCCTATTATGCGGATGCCTGGTATCACAAGGCACTCTGTTATGAGAGTCTTGGTATGTGGGACGAGGCTTATCAGTCATATAGGTTTCTTCTGACAATAGATCCCGGGTATCCTGCAACTGCAAATAGTACGGGTATCAGAGTAAACAATACTACTGATCATCGGCCAGTCTCTGCTCCACCTCCTCAAGGTAACCCCCTGATCTGGATTGCATCAGGAGTTGTAATTGCGGGGCTTTTTGCTGCAGGTTTTGTTCTATATCATCGAAGGAAATTCCTGGAAGCTGTGAAAACAGGTGAAATCTCTATTTCGACCCGTTCACTTCAGACAAACCCGGGACCATTTCCCGATCTAGATGCTATTGCTGCTGATGTTGAACCCTACTTTACCGGTGATCCAGAAATATTCAAAGTTGTCCTACGGCTCTCACTTGAGATAGCCCGGGAGGGGAGAGAAGGCAAGCCTGTTGGAACTGCGTTCATCCTCGGAGATAGCAATGCGGTCCTTGAACGATCAAGACAACTGATTCTGAATCCTGTTTCCGGCCATTCTGAAGAAGACCGGTTGATAACAAACCCTGATATGCGAGAGAATATCAAAGAGTTATCACTCGTTGATGGAGCGTTTGTAATACGGGAAAATGGTATTGTTGAGGCCGCCGGACGGTATATCTCTATTGATACCAGTGGAGTCACTCTGCCAAAAGGATTTGGGACCCGGCATGTTTCAGTTGCTGCTATCACCCAAGAGACCGATTCCCTTGGAATTGTAGTGTCAGAGAGTGGTGGAGTTGTTAGAGTCTTTGCCAAAGGAAAGGTTATCGTTGAAACGATGTGA